One Candidatus Schekmanbacteria bacterium DNA segment encodes these proteins:
- a CDS encoding sigma-54-dependent Fis family transcriptional regulator, with protein sequence MNNERKDRVLVVDDDIEMAEVLKDFLVTEGFDVAIAKNGKEAIELIENEDFALAITDMKMPEMNGMQLLKKIKSEKPEVEVIMITAFGSIETAVEAVKKGAYHYITKPFKIKEILLVVRKALEKQKLQLENAYLRNEIERKYNFHNIIGKSSAIQNVFDLIQLVSENASNVVIYGQSGTGKELVAKAIHYNGKRRNKPFVPINCTAIPEGLLESELFGHVKGAFTGAVGAKQGLFVKANGGTLFLDEIGDMGLGLQGKLLRVLQDRVIRPVGSVETITIDVRIIAATNKNLHEEIENKNFREDLFYRLNVIPITIPPLSERKEDIPVLIEHFLDKISKEQGVKKTITQEAVEVLSNLEWKGNVRELENFIERTVMLCKKDIIEIPDLPLHDQTTSRDISDAIKKKLTLEDFERDYINAILNDVGGNKQKAAEILGISSRTLYRKEKRLFSEEDDEEE encoded by the coding sequence ATGAACAATGAAAGAAAAGACAGAGTACTTGTTGTTGATGATGACATAGAGATGGCGGAAGTCCTTAAGGATTTTCTTGTGACCGAAGGATTCGATGTGGCTATAGCCAAAAACGGGAAAGAAGCCATTGAACTGATAGAAAACGAGGATTTTGCTCTGGCAATTACAGACATGAAGATGCCGGAGATGAATGGAATGCAGCTCCTTAAGAAGATCAAGAGCGAAAAACCTGAGGTGGAAGTCATAATGATTACGGCCTTTGGCTCCATTGAAACCGCAGTTGAAGCCGTAAAAAAAGGGGCCTATCACTATATTACAAAGCCTTTCAAGATTAAGGAAATCCTTCTGGTTGTCAGGAAAGCTCTCGAAAAACAGAAACTCCAGCTTGAGAATGCCTATCTCAGAAATGAAATAGAGAGAAAATATAATTTTCATAACATCATTGGCAAAAGCAGTGCGATACAGAATGTCTTTGACCTCATACAGCTTGTTTCTGAGAATGCAAGCAATGTTGTTATTTACGGCCAGAGCGGAACAGGAAAAGAACTTGTTGCAAAGGCTATACACTATAACGGCAAACGAAGGAACAAGCCATTTGTCCCGATAAACTGCACTGCCATACCTGAGGGACTGCTTGAGAGTGAGCTTTTCGGACATGTAAAGGGAGCTTTTACAGGTGCTGTAGGTGCAAAGCAGGGGCTCTTCGTCAAAGCCAATGGAGGCACTCTTTTCCTCGACGAAATCGGAGATATGGGTCTTGGTCTTCAGGGAAAACTTCTGCGCGTGCTTCAGGACAGGGTGATACGCCCCGTAGGAAGTGTCGAAACAATCACTATAGATGTCAGGATAATTGCAGCAACCAACAAAAATCTCCATGAAGAAATTGAAAATAAGAATTTCAGGGAAGATCTTTTTTACAGACTCAATGTTATTCCAATTACTATCCCTCCTTTAAGCGAGAGAAAAGAGGATATTCCGGTGCTCATAGAACATTTCCTTGATAAGATTTCTAAAGAGCAGGGAGTAAAGAAAACCATTACACAGGAAGCTGTTGAGGTGCTGTCAAACCTTGAATGGAAAGGGAATGTGAGAGAACTTGAGAATTTCATAGAACGGACTGTAATGCTCTGCAAGAAAGATATAATTGAAATACCTGACCTGCCTTTGCATGATCAGACTACGTCCCGGGATATTTCAGATGCGATTAAAAAGAAGCTAACGCTTGAAGATTTTGAAAGGGATTACATAAACGCTATATTGAATGATGTAGGCGGCAATAAACAAAAGGCAGCGGAGATACTTGGCATCAGCTCAAGAACTCTTTACAGGAAAGAGAAGAGATTGTTTTCAGAAGAAGATGATGAAGAAGAGTAA
- a CDS encoding PAS domain S-box protein, which translates to MSRRTERFLILSGIGRKLFAAFLLFSLLPLTLSIYQGYTNSRNAMRERILLQIETVSRYIENSITYFVQERELNLSSILAGNEYMIDCVKTIENPLSSQKQKEKATTGLIDHLAKKEMEDENSYDIIVLGKDGKILASLNPAVMGMDRSKSDYFKKGSISLSTSISYSKSVPTISICAPVQSEKGEFLGVLVKKVNISKLFELLKEGERLGQSSRLYFINSEFSVLKEYDGGNEDTVKSEGVYEAFQKKSVTGNFETSKEKRVAAAYRLISRLGWVLACEVDEDEAFKPLIILRNQAIAFGVFLFFILIGVAYYITKGITKPIQELAVAAREIGKGDFSRRVKFKPGDEIGDTALAFNIMADRLEEKVLSRERFITNITESSVDAIISLDNNNYITTWNRGAEEMFGYGKDEVLGRHFEFLIPPDLLEKRELEWLVKETEKKGVIKNYETERITKSGQRIQVAVTRTVLRDSDGNIIGCSSIVRDITEKKNLEKQLIQSEKLSAVGELTAGLAHEIGTPLNIISGRAEYLLSLVKDEPKITSGLKSIIRQIDRITLLIQQLLKFTRSEKRESRELDINRVIKDTLLLLETKLDKSGVMVNKIFSEDIPLMEGDENQIQQVFINLFLNALHAMPEGGELEIKTKWNNESGKSGTIEIVVSDTGAGIEEKNISRIFDPFFTTKEIGKGTGLGLAVTYGIIKDHGGTIDVISKVNTGTSFYITFPCRKEKKESVAI; encoded by the coding sequence ATGAGCAGAAGAACAGAAAGGTTTCTGATACTTAGCGGAATTGGAAGAAAGCTTTTTGCCGCGTTCCTTCTTTTTTCGCTCCTGCCGCTTACTCTTTCCATATATCAGGGCTATACGAACAGCCGAAATGCCATGAGGGAGCGCATACTCCTCCAGATAGAAACGGTTTCCCGTTATATAGAGAATAGCATAACTTATTTCGTACAGGAGCGGGAACTCAACTTAAGCTCCATCCTTGCAGGCAACGAATATATGATTGATTGTGTTAAGACGATTGAAAATCCCCTTTCATCACAAAAACAGAAAGAAAAGGCAACAACAGGACTTATAGACCATCTTGCAAAAAAAGAAATGGAAGATGAGAACAGCTATGACATTATTGTGTTGGGAAAGGATGGTAAGATTTTAGCCTCTCTTAATCCGGCTGTAATGGGAATGGACAGATCAAAATCAGATTATTTCAAGAAAGGTTCCATATCACTTTCCACATCTATTTCTTATAGCAAATCTGTTCCTACAATAAGTATATGCGCCCCGGTCCAGAGTGAAAAAGGAGAGTTCCTCGGAGTGCTTGTAAAAAAGGTGAACATCTCAAAGCTCTTTGAGCTCTTAAAGGAAGGAGAAAGGCTGGGGCAGAGCAGCCGTCTTTATTTTATAAATTCCGAGTTTTCAGTTCTTAAGGAATATGATGGAGGCAATGAGGATACGGTCAAATCTGAGGGAGTCTATGAGGCTTTTCAGAAGAAGAGTGTGACCGGAAATTTTGAAACCAGCAAAGAAAAGCGTGTTGCCGCAGCGTATCGTCTGATATCAAGGCTTGGATGGGTTTTGGCATGCGAGGTTGATGAGGATGAAGCTTTTAAACCACTTATCATACTAAGAAACCAGGCAATCGCGTTCGGTGTGTTCCTGTTCTTTATCCTTATTGGAGTTGCCTATTACATTACAAAGGGGATAACAAAACCTATACAGGAGCTTGCAGTTGCTGCGCGCGAGATCGGGAAAGGTGATTTTTCGAGAAGAGTAAAATTTAAACCCGGAGATGAGATAGGGGACACAGCCCTTGCTTTTAATATCATGGCGGACAGGCTTGAAGAAAAGGTGCTGAGCCGGGAACGTTTTATAACCAACATTACCGAGAGCTCCGTTGATGCCATAATAAGCCTGGATAACAATAATTATATAACCACATGGAACAGGGGCGCTGAAGAGATGTTCGGATACGGGAAGGATGAAGTGCTGGGGAGACATTTTGAATTCCTTATTCCACCAGACCTTCTCGAGAAGCGGGAACTCGAATGGCTTGTAAAGGAAACTGAAAAAAAGGGAGTTATAAAAAACTACGAGACAGAGCGCATAACAAAATCAGGGCAGAGAATACAAGTCGCAGTGACAAGAACAGTCCTTCGCGACAGCGATGGAAATATAATAGGCTGTTCTTCGATAGTCAGGGACATTACGGAGAAGAAGAACCTTGAAAAACAGCTCATTCAGTCTGAAAAACTTTCTGCCGTCGGGGAGCTTACTGCAGGGCTTGCTCATGAGATAGGTACTCCGTTAAACATAATATCTGGAAGAGCAGAGTATCTTCTCTCTCTTGTAAAGGATGAACCCAAGATAACTTCCGGACTTAAATCAATAATCAGGCAGATTGACAGGATAACGCTTCTCATCCAGCAGCTTCTTAAATTTACCCGCTCGGAAAAAAGGGAAAGCAGGGAGCTGGATATAAACCGGGTGATCAAGGATACGCTTTTGCTCCTTGAAACTAAACTTGACAAGTCAGGCGTAATGGTAAACAAAATCTTTTCTGAAGATATCCCGCTTATGGAAGGCGATGAAAACCAGATACAACAGGTTTTTATAAATCTATTTTTAAACGCTCTGCATGCAATGCCGGAAGGCGGCGAGCTTGAAATTAAAACAAAGTGGAACAATGAATCCGGAAAATCAGGCACCATAGAGATCGTTGTTTCTGATACGGGAGCAGGGATAGAAGAAAAAAATATTTCACGCATATTTGATCCTTTTTTTACTACAAAAGAGATTGGAAAGGGAACAGGACTGGGGCTTGCAGTGACATATGGAATTATTAAAGACCATGGCGGTACAATTGATGTTATAAGCAAAGTAAATACGGGAACAAGTTTTTATATTACATTCCCCTGCAGGAAAGAGAAAAAAGAAAGTGTTGCCATATGA
- a CDS encoding response regulator, giving the protein MVEIHAIYRLPMAEIKILIVDDDREFCSMLEDVLGLKGYVVCKSFSGSDAIKLLEKENVNLVITDKNMPGLGGVDVILKIKETYPKIPVIITTAFGDKKFKEESLRAGAFQYFSKPVKMASLLEAIDKALPANS; this is encoded by the coding sequence ATGGTAGAGATACATGCAATTTACAGGCTTCCTATGGCAGAAATAAAGATACTGATAGTTGATGATGACCGGGAATTCTGTTCCATGCTGGAAGATGTGCTGGGGCTGAAGGGGTATGTTGTATGCAAATCTTTTAGCGGAAGCGATGCTATAAAACTCCTCGAAAAAGAGAATGTTAACCTTGTTATTACAGATAAGAATATGCCCGGCCTTGGGGGTGTTGATGTTATATTGAAGATCAAAGAAACTTATCCCAAGATCCCTGTTATAATTACAACTGCATTCGGAGATAAAAAGTTTAAAGAGGAATCTCTCAGGGCCGGAGCTTTTCAGTATTTCAGCAAACCTGTAAAAATGGCAAGCCTTCTCGAGGCCATAGATAAAGCCCTGCCAGCAAATTCATAA
- a CDS encoding bifunctional folylpolyglutamate synthase/dihydrofolate synthase, translating into MAQSYKEIMAYLKSFKPKGMVLGLDRIRRLASDLGNPQNDYPSIIVGGTNGKGSTSAMIASILKEAGFTAGLYTSPHLIDIRERIRISGKMVKKEDFCKAVSDVKRAGTDEITFFELLTVVAFLIFKRAKADASVLEVGLGGRLDATIIAPSKTSVITNIGFDHVEILGNTLEKIAFEKAGIISDNSAVFTCERKPSAFNVIKDKCKNTGSRLFGYGKDFSASNISPVRGGINFDFESENFHIKNIHVPLEGEFQIYNASIAIAATLEFAKDKKTISEDILRKGLANVRWRGRMEHINIGREVLFDCAHNSHAARYLADYLNKECHKREIVLVYGTVEEKDYRETLSMLATKGRKIILTRPVNPRAKNPESIKNELFRDEKDIEVEDDPLAALKLACQKCPTDGIICVTGSIFLVAPLIEYADKVLEHADKQQKKKIDII; encoded by the coding sequence ATGGCTCAAAGCTATAAAGAAATAATGGCATATCTTAAGAGCTTCAAGCCTAAGGGTATGGTTCTTGGGCTTGACAGGATAAGAAGGCTGGCATCTGATTTAGGCAATCCTCAGAATGATTATCCGTCAATAATAGTGGGAGGAACAAACGGGAAAGGGTCTACCTCGGCTATGATTGCTTCCATTCTCAAAGAGGCGGGATTCACTGCCGGCCTATACACATCACCTCACCTTATAGATATAAGGGAAAGAATAAGAATAAGCGGCAAAATGGTAAAAAAGGAAGATTTCTGTAAGGCAGTCTCTGATGTTAAAAGAGCCGGAACTGATGAGATCACTTTTTTTGAACTCCTAACGGTTGTCGCATTTCTCATTTTTAAAAGAGCAAAAGCAGATGCCTCTGTTCTGGAAGTAGGACTTGGTGGAAGGCTTGATGCCACCATCATTGCCCCTTCAAAGACATCCGTAATCACCAACATAGGATTTGATCATGTTGAAATCCTGGGCAACACTCTTGAAAAAATAGCCTTTGAGAAAGCAGGAATAATATCAGATAACAGCGCTGTTTTTACCTGTGAAAGAAAGCCTTCTGCATTCAATGTAATAAAAGATAAATGTAAAAATACAGGTTCCAGACTTTTTGGTTATGGAAAGGACTTTTCAGCCTCAAACATATCTCCCGTGAGAGGAGGTATCAATTTTGACTTCGAATCTGAAAATTTCCATATAAAAAATATTCATGTCCCCCTTGAAGGAGAGTTCCAGATATACAACGCATCCATAGCCATAGCAGCAACCCTTGAATTTGCAAAAGACAAAAAAACCATCTCTGAAGATATTTTAAGAAAGGGACTGGCAAATGTCAGATGGCGGGGAAGGATGGAACATATCAACATTGGCAGAGAAGTCCTTTTTGACTGTGCACACAACAGTCATGCGGCCAGGTATCTCGCAGACTATCTCAACAAAGAGTGCCATAAAAGGGAAATAGTGCTGGTTTATGGTACTGTTGAAGAGAAAGATTACAGGGAAACACTTTCGATGCTTGCCACTAAAGGGAGAAAAATAATACTGACACGTCCCGTAAATCCCCGTGCAAAGAATCCGGAATCTATAAAAAATGAACTTTTCAGAGATGAAAAAGACATTGAAGTAGAAGATGACCCGCTTGCTGCATTAAAGCTTGCCTGCCAAAAATGCCCTACGGATGGCATTATCTGTGTTACAGGGTCGATATTTCTGGTTGCTCCGTTAATTGAATACGCAGATAAAGTGCTTGAACATGCAGATAAGCAACAAAAGAAAAAAATTGATATTATTTGA
- a CDS encoding LPS-assembly protein LptD, whose translation MDSGERFEERFKSIEIEKGENVNFYGETLDYLRDDNLLIGRGAVDIEYEGMNLQADYVEYNLETADVKARGNVVVEDGSSVLFCEEINFNIKTKIGVIYNGEVFLEPTYYLTGVEIRRLGLERYKVIKGYYTACQAEVPAWSIKTSEADAKVNGLLKAKDSSFQIKHIPVLYSPLLYFPLKKDRSSGFLLPKVGYSQRKGARWKQPFFWAFNDYSDATFTADLQGKNGLAGELNFNYLIDKDSSGAANAYYISQKNSSNNNNGGNSGGREDRWNIFLFHKQELGNGMRIVGKIDAKSDQNFNQDFGESEEDRSRGSDTKLDTYVTLSKSWDRYFYEFGAARHDERIKSFPGLWDNKKNDISFHDVITKKTYQYLPNVQFIALEQPVFGSDGLIKGLDKLNDYLPLKFRLDSSFASMRSKIKSKDYTSDTRGVENFDQMRLDFHPQVILPVNIKDILTVTTKLGIRETFYTNRDTGNSKDKAFSNDGTLKKVNLSDNSDATRELFDINIRADGPAAYAVMKTGTGDLQKIKHVIQPSIEYSYIPNVRQRNKILQGDDLDFIRGREYLKWILSNTFYGNFAGTSGGEDTNREIARLSLSQFYDFEKDNGKYRRLIESKQRFRRQVNNTRALSDMNIDLDLFPYQGTQFSFSGYVDPVNSDLDRAIASMRVSRDMLGAKTTFSLSTRWTSPLVNQALDWDEPDFNPLFDFEKPYENVFTTFKLDVAFPAGWEFGYLARFYNTQKGTNNFLDTDLFDLKQREYNLRVKYIAQCWSVEGTYGVREYFREGHTLLSKDNSMRDDQFFWLLVELKTLGEISSLGM comes from the coding sequence ATGGATAGCGGAGAACGTTTTGAAGAAAGATTTAAAAGCATAGAAATCGAAAAAGGGGAAAACGTCAATTTCTACGGAGAAACGCTTGATTATCTCCGCGACGACAACCTGCTCATAGGCCGCGGGGCTGTTGACATAGAATATGAAGGAATGAACCTGCAGGCAGATTATGTTGAGTACAATCTTGAAACCGCAGACGTTAAGGCAAGAGGGAATGTTGTAGTTGAAGATGGCTCAAGCGTGCTTTTCTGTGAAGAGATAAACTTCAATATCAAAACAAAAATAGGGGTGATCTACAATGGTGAAGTTTTTCTCGAACCAACCTATTACCTCACAGGCGTTGAGATAAGAAGGCTTGGCCTTGAACGCTACAAGGTGATCAAAGGTTACTATACGGCTTGCCAGGCAGAGGTCCCTGCATGGTCAATAAAAACCAGCGAAGCAGATGCCAAAGTTAACGGACTCTTAAAAGCAAAAGACTCCTCCTTCCAGATAAAACATATACCCGTGCTTTATTCCCCTCTGCTTTATTTTCCTCTGAAAAAAGACCGTTCTTCTGGATTTCTTCTTCCCAAGGTCGGTTACAGCCAGAGAAAAGGAGCGAGATGGAAACAGCCATTTTTCTGGGCCTTTAATGATTATTCTGATGCCACTTTCACAGCCGACCTGCAAGGAAAAAATGGCTTGGCCGGAGAATTGAATTTTAATTACCTGATAGATAAAGACAGCTCAGGTGCAGCCAATGCTTATTATATATCCCAAAAGAATTCATCTAACAATAACAACGGAGGAAATAGCGGAGGAAGAGAAGACAGATGGAATATCTTTCTTTTCCACAAGCAGGAGCTTGGCAATGGCATGCGGATTGTAGGGAAGATAGATGCAAAGAGCGACCAAAACTTTAATCAGGATTTTGGCGAAAGTGAGGAAGACAGGTCCCGAGGTTCTGATACAAAGCTTGACACTTATGTAACTTTGAGCAAGTCGTGGGACAGGTATTTCTATGAATTTGGTGCGGCAAGGCACGATGAAAGAATAAAATCATTCCCCGGATTATGGGATAATAAGAAAAATGATATCAGCTTTCATGATGTAATCACAAAAAAAACATACCAGTATCTCCCCAATGTTCAATTCATAGCTCTTGAACAGCCGGTTTTTGGCAGCGACGGTTTGATAAAAGGTCTTGATAAGCTAAACGATTATTTGCCCTTAAAATTCAGGCTCGACTCATCATTCGCTTCAATGAGAAGCAAGATTAAGAGCAAAGACTATACCTCTGATACAAGGGGCGTTGAAAATTTCGACCAGATGAGACTTGATTTTCATCCGCAGGTAATATTGCCTGTAAACATAAAGGATATTCTCACAGTTACCACCAAGCTTGGCATAAGGGAAACATTCTATACAAATAGGGACACAGGGAACAGCAAAGACAAAGCTTTTTCTAATGATGGCACATTGAAGAAAGTCAACCTTTCAGACAACTCCGATGCTACGAGGGAACTTTTTGACATAAACATAAGGGCAGACGGCCCGGCAGCCTATGCTGTCATGAAAACCGGAACAGGGGACCTGCAGAAAATAAAGCATGTCATACAACCCTCAATTGAATATTCGTATATCCCCAATGTAAGACAGAGAAATAAAATACTTCAGGGGGATGACCTCGACTTTATCAGGGGGAGAGAGTATCTCAAGTGGATCCTTTCCAACACCTTTTACGGAAATTTTGCCGGCACCTCGGGAGGAGAAGACACGAACCGAGAAATAGCAAGACTTTCGCTAAGCCAGTTTTATGACTTTGAAAAGGACAATGGGAAATACAGAAGATTGATTGAAAGCAAACAACGTTTCAGAAGACAGGTAAACAATACGCGTGCACTCTCAGATATGAATATTGATTTAGATCTCTTCCCCTATCAGGGGACGCAATTCTCATTTTCAGGATATGTAGACCCTGTTAACAGTGACCTTGACAGGGCAATTGCATCCATGCGCGTTTCAAGAGACATGCTTGGAGCCAAAACAACCTTCTCCCTCTCCACAAGATGGACATCACCTCTTGTTAACCAGGCATTGGACTGGGATGAACCGGATTTCAATCCTCTGTTTGATTTCGAAAAGCCCTATGAAAATGTTTTCACCACATTCAAACTTGATGTGGCATTCCCTGCAGGATGGGAGTTTGGATATTTAGCGAGGTTCTACAATACCCAGAAGGGAACGAACAATTTCTTAGATACAGACCTTTTTGATCTGAAACAGAGAGAATATAACCTTAGGGTAAAATATATTGCCCAGTGCTGGAGTGTAGAAGGGACCTATGGGGTGAGGGAATATTTCAGAGAAGGACATACCCTTCTTTCAAAAGATAACAGCATGAGAGATGACCAGTTCTTCTGGCTTCTTGTAGAGCTTAAAACCCTCGGAGAAATTTCTTCACTCGGAATGTAG
- a CDS encoding TolC family protein — MKKRFNIIRIKKWTYLALVLIAIISVSFEYTARAEGEEKPAGNSKVEMTIKQAIEMAISKNLDIKVEKLNPLWKQEDVINEKAQFDPSYYLNSSFDKSIKPTGSSLAGAPTVVNKNYKWDTGFRTDAVTGANMSLDFTNTRAKTNSTFSTLNPSYTSELKLNVTQPILKNFGIGVNKTKIRLAINNEKVSIQNLKQNVIDTVTNVKKYYWDLVFSIDDKKVKDLSLKRAIDFLERTRKQVEVGTLAPIDIVQSEAEVASRQEGVIVAENNIKNADDKLKQIINIVDDQGWDVEITPTDKPDYNPVPIDATSTISVAMAKRPDINQAKLSFDNSAISLQYAKNQLLPKLDFVSSFGINGLSGRKRPSAFGSSSSSAPFERHDNPLGESYEETLKRIGTGNYYSWSVGIQLEIPLGNRAAKSSLSKSTIENEQAQLTLNSTKQKAMVDVRTAIRNVETNIKRIDTTKKARQLAKEKLDAEEKKYEVGMSTTHDVLQFQEDLATAEANELNAIIDYNKSLVDLEKSTGTTLESESIELPEEKML; from the coding sequence ATGAAAAAAAGATTCAACATAATCCGGATAAAAAAATGGACATATTTGGCATTAGTTTTGATCGCGATTATATCTGTCTCCTTTGAATATACCGCAAGAGCTGAAGGCGAGGAAAAACCTGCTGGAAATTCCAAAGTTGAAATGACCATTAAGCAGGCAATAGAGATGGCAATTTCCAAAAACCTTGATATAAAAGTGGAAAAATTAAATCCTCTCTGGAAGCAGGAAGATGTAATAAACGAAAAGGCTCAGTTTGATCCGTCATATTATCTGAATTCAAGCTTTGACAAAAGCATAAAACCTACCGGGTCATCTCTTGCCGGTGCTCCGACAGTCGTTAATAAGAATTACAAATGGGATACGGGATTTAGAACTGATGCTGTTACAGGTGCAAACATGAGCCTTGATTTTACAAACACCCGCGCAAAAACCAATTCAACATTTTCAACACTGAATCCCAGCTACACATCGGAGTTAAAACTTAATGTTACCCAGCCAATCCTGAAAAACTTCGGCATAGGAGTAAACAAAACAAAAATAAGACTGGCTATAAATAACGAGAAGGTCTCAATTCAAAATCTTAAACAGAATGTCATTGATACTGTAACCAATGTTAAAAAATATTATTGGGATCTTGTTTTTTCCATAGACGACAAAAAGGTAAAGGATCTCTCCCTTAAAAGGGCCATTGATTTTCTTGAAAGGACCAGAAAACAGGTTGAAGTAGGGACCCTGGCCCCGATAGATATAGTCCAGTCTGAAGCCGAAGTAGCATCAAGACAGGAGGGAGTTATAGTAGCGGAAAACAATATAAAAAATGCTGATGACAAATTAAAACAGATAATAAACATCGTTGACGATCAGGGGTGGGATGTAGAGATAACACCGACTGACAAGCCGGATTACAATCCTGTGCCAATAGATGCAACATCAACAATCAGTGTTGCAATGGCAAAACGGCCTGACATAAACCAGGCAAAGCTTAGTTTTGACAACAGCGCCATATCGTTACAGTATGCAAAAAACCAGCTTCTTCCAAAACTCGATTTCGTAAGTTCTTTTGGCATCAATGGTTTGAGTGGACGGAAAAGGCCGTCTGCTTTCGGAAGCTCTTCCTCAAGCGCTCCATTCGAACGCCATGATAATCCTCTCGGAGAAAGCTACGAAGAAACCCTGAAGAGAATCGGCACAGGGAATTACTATTCATGGTCTGTTGGAATACAGCTCGAAATTCCGCTCGGAAACAGAGCTGCAAAAAGCAGTTTATCAAAGAGCACCATAGAAAACGAGCAGGCACAGCTTACCCTCAACAGCACAAAACAGAAAGCAATGGTTGATGTAAGGACAGCCATAAGAAATGTTGAGACAAATATAAAAAGAATAGATACCACAAAAAAGGCACGCCAGCTGGCAAAAGAAAAGCTCGATGCTGAAGAGAAGAAATATGAAGTCGGAATGTCAACAACTCATGACGTCCTCCAGTTTCAGGAAGACCTTGCAACTGCAGAAGCAAATGAACTCAATGCTATAATCGATTACAACAAATCTCTTGTTGATCTTGAAAAATCAACTGGTACAACACTAGAAAGCGAAAGTATAGAATTGCCTGAAGAAAAGATGCTGTAA
- the glnA gene encoding type I glutamate--ammonia ligase — MKPKEVVEFAKKNNVKMVDLRFMDFPGMWQHFSVPLVELTEASFEEGFGFDGSSIRGWQPINASDMLVIPDPETAIMDPMLKYPTLAMICSIVDPITKEKYSRDPRNIAQKAESYVKATKLADTAYFGPEAEFFIFDDVRFDQNEHQGFYFLDSSEGRWNSGRDEKPNLGYKPRYKEGYFPVPPTDSQQDLRAEMVLYMQQVGIEIECQHHEVATAGQAEIDMKYNTLVKSADNLMWYKYICKNVARANNKTVTFMPKPVFRDNGSGMHTHMSLWKNGQPLFAGNEYGGISEMAMYYIGGVLKHASSLCAFVAPTTNSYKRLVPGYEAPVNLAYSSRNRSASIRIPMYSVSPKSKRIEVRFPDPSCNGYLAFSALLMAGLDGIENKIHPGDPLDKDIYELGPEELAGVPSVPGSLEDALTALEEDHDYLLKGDVFTQDAIDMWIEYKRKNEVDPMRLRPHPYEFALYFDI; from the coding sequence ATGAAGCCAAAAGAGGTTGTTGAGTTTGCTAAAAAAAATAATGTAAAAATGGTGGATCTGAGATTTATGGATTTCCCTGGCATGTGGCAGCATTTTTCAGTGCCGCTTGTCGAGCTCACAGAAGCTAGCTTTGAAGAAGGTTTCGGTTTTGATGGATCAAGCATCAGGGGATGGCAGCCCATTAATGCAAGCGATATGCTTGTAATTCCTGACCCTGAAACAGCAATCATGGATCCCATGCTTAAATACCCTACTCTGGCCATGATATGCAGCATAGTCGACCCCATCACAAAAGAAAAATATTCAAGGGATCCGCGCAACATCGCACAAAAAGCGGAAAGCTATGTGAAGGCCACAAAACTTGCAGACACTGCTTATTTTGGACCTGAGGCTGAGTTTTTTATTTTTGATGATGTCAGATTCGACCAGAACGAGCATCAGGGATTCTATTTTCTTGATTCATCTGAAGGAAGATGGAACTCCGGAAGAGATGAAAAACCAAACCTTGGCTATAAGCCGCGATACAAGGAAGGATATTTCCCTGTGCCGCCAACAGACAGCCAGCAGGATTTAAGGGCTGAAATGGTTCTCTACATGCAGCAGGTAGGAATTGAAATAGAATGTCAGCACCATGAAGTTGCAACAGCAGGGCAGGCTGAAATAGACATGAAGTATAATACTCTTGTAAAGTCTGCAGACAATCTTATGTGGTACAAGTATATCTGCAAGAATGTTGCAAGGGCAAACAACAAGACCGTAACTTTCATGCCAAAGCCTGTCTTCAGGGATAATGGCTCTGGTATGCACACCCATATGTCGCTCTGGAAAAATGGACAGCCGTTGTTCGCTGGAAATGAATATGGCGGAATAAGCGAAATGGCAATGTACTATATCGGCGGAGTCTTAAAACATGCTTCGTCTCTTTGTGCATTCGTTGCACCTACAACCAACTCATATAAACGCCTTGTCCCCGGATATGAAGCACCGGTTAACCTTGCATACTCAAGCAGGAACAGGAGCGCGAGCATAAGAATACCAATGTACTCGGTAAGCCCGAAATCAAAGAGAATCGAAGTGAGATTCCCTGATCCATCATGCAACGGCTACCTTGCTTTCTCGGCACTTCTTATGGCAGGTCTTGACGGCATTGAAAACAAGATCCACCCCGGCGACCCGCTTGACAAGGATATCTATGAGCTCGGACCAGAAGAACTTGCAGGTGTGCCTTCAGTTCCGGGCTCCCTTGAAGATGCACTTACCGCTCTTGAAGAAGACCATGACTATCTTCTAAAAGGTGATGTCTTCACGCAGGATGCAATAGATATGTGGATCGAGTACAAACGCAAGAACGAAGTAGATCCCATGAGACTGAGACCGCATCCATACGAGTTTGCACTTTACTTTGACATATAA